From a single Candidatus Desulfatibia profunda genomic region:
- a CDS encoding tryptophan synthase subunit alpha produces MLETYLQNRLKEKEILLMTHIVLGYPSFEDCFRIIEAMVAAGVELMELQIPFSEPIADGPVILHANQKALAGGATVQKCLDFAGNVSRTFDIPFLFMSYYNILFKYGVERFAAAMAADGLQGAIVPDLPPEEGTEYLAAMQSYHLAPIFIFSPTTPDKRMKYLASCGQGFIYCVARKGVTGVDTDFSGQLDAYLGRCRRATDLPLALGFGVKEKSDIDFLKGKVDIAVIGSQTIRLVDEEGVGVVGEFINSLR; encoded by the coding sequence ATGCTTGAGACTTACCTGCAAAACCGGCTCAAAGAAAAAGAGATCCTGCTGATGACCCATATCGTTTTAGGATATCCATCGTTTGAAGATTGTTTCAGGATCATCGAGGCCATGGTCGCGGCCGGTGTCGAGCTGATGGAACTGCAGATTCCGTTTTCAGAACCGATTGCAGACGGACCGGTGATCCTGCATGCCAACCAGAAAGCCCTGGCCGGCGGGGCAACCGTGCAAAAATGTTTGGATTTTGCCGGCAACGTGTCCCGGACCTTTGACATTCCGTTCTTGTTTATGAGCTATTACAACATCCTGTTTAAGTATGGGGTTGAGCGCTTTGCAGCCGCGATGGCCGCAGACGGCCTGCAGGGTGCCATCGTCCCGGATCTGCCGCCGGAAGAGGGCACAGAGTACCTGGCGGCCATGCAATCCTACCATCTTGCTCCGATTTTTATTTTTTCCCCGACGACTCCGGATAAGCGCATGAAGTATCTGGCATCTTGCGGGCAGGGTTTCATCTACTGCGTAGCGCGCAAAGGCGTCACCGGTGTCGACACGGACTTTTCCGGGCAGTTGGATGCATATCTTGGGCGCTGCCGCCGGGCAACCGATCTGCCCCTGGCTCTCGGTTTCGGGGTGAAAGAAAAATCGGATATTGATTTTTTAAAGGGAAAAGTCGATATCGCCGTTATCGGATCACAGACGATTCGGCTGGTGGACGAAGAAGGCGTCGGGGTGGTGGGTGAGTTTATTAACAGTTTGAGGTGA